Genomic segment of Buchnera aphidicola (Aphis nerii):
TTAAATGCAAGTTTAATTGGAGAATCAGAAGCTAAAGAACGTCGACTTCAAATTACACAGGAAGCTGATTTTTATGGTTCTATGGATGGAGCAAGCAAATTTGTTCGAGGTGATGCAATTGCTGGTATTTTAATTATGATTCTTAATGTGTTTGGAGGCTTAATTATTGGAATATTTCAACATAATATGTTATTAACCAAAGCAGCAGAAGTTTACACTTTATTAACTATAGGAGATGGTTTGGTTGCTCAAATACCTGCATTGGTAATTTCCACAGCAGCTGGTGTAATTGTTACTAGAGTTAGCACTAATCAAAATGTTGGTGAACAAATGATTAGTCAGTTGTTTTCTAATTCTCAAGTTATTTTGTTAAGTGCTGTTGTTTTAGGTATTCTTGGTTTAGTTCCTGGTATGCCAAATATAATATTTTTAGTTTTTACAATAGTATTATTTGTTCTTTCTTGGTGGTTAAATCAAAAAAAATATGTTTTTAAAAGTGATATTTCTTCAAATTATAATGATCAATATAAACCAATTTTAAAAACAACTTCTGAAGCTTCTTGGAATGATGTTGAATTAGAAGATCCTATAAGAATAGAAATTGGATTAAATTTAATTCCTATTATAGATTCTAAAAAAAGCGATAATTTATTAGAAAAAATTCACATTGTTCGTAAAAAGGTTGCAAAAGAAGTTGGTTTTTTACCACCTTTAGTACATATTAAAAATAATGTAAATTTAATTGGCAGTGCATATCGTATTTTTATTAAAGGTTTAGAAGTAGGTAACGGAAAATGTTTTTATGGAAAATTAATGGCTATTTCTACTGGTAATGAAATAGAATCATTACCCTTTGACAAAGTTATCGAACCTACTTTTGGTTTGTATGGTTATTGGATTGAAAAATCTTTTCAAATAGAAGCTGAACAAAAAGGATATTCTGTAGTTGACTCAAGTTCCGTCATTGCAACACATTTAAATTTTTTAATTTTAAAGCATATTAATGAATTATTTGGTCGTTATGAAACTCAACAATTATTAGAACGTGTTAACGCGACAATACCTAAATTAGCAGAAGATTTAATACCTAATGTAATTGATTTGACAACTCTACATAAAATTTTAAAAAATTTACTTTTAGAGAAAGTTCCAATACGAGATATGCGTACTATTTTAGAAACGTTATCAGAACATGCTATTAATCAAAAAGATTCTAATGAATTAACTAGTATTGTTCGAATTTCCTTAAGTAAACTTATACTACAAAAATTATTTTATAAAAAAAATATTATTGAAGTTATTGTATTAGAAACAAGTTTGGAAAAATTATTATTAGATAGTTTAAAAGGTGAAAAAGTTAATATAGAACCAGGTTTATCTGAAGTTTTATTGTTAAAAACTAAAGAAATAATTGAAAAACAAAAATTAATTCATGCTCCGATTGTTTTATTAGTACCGCATCCTCTACGATTATTTTTATCTAAATTTTTACGTATTCATTTTCCAGAATTAACTGTTTTATCTCAGTTTGAAATTACAGAATTAAATAATATAAAAGTTACTAATGTGATTGGAAGTTCATAACATTTTAAAAAGTACAGATTGGTGTGGTTTTAAGTGGTACGTTTCATTAGTACTACATTATTTCCTCACCTTACTGATATTAAAATAATCTTATTTTTACATTTTTTTTAGTATTTTTATTCCTAAAATATTAAGTCCTTTTTTTAATGTTTTTGCTGTTAAGAAACATAATTTTAATCTACTTTTACTAGTTTTAATTTTTTTATTAAATAAAATTGAGCAATGTTCATAAAAATTAGAAAAATATGTGGCTAATTTATAAAGATAATTACACATAATGTGTGGGGTTCCATTTTTTTCTATTATTGAAATAATTTCTTCAAATTCTAATATTTTAATTGCTAATTTAATTTCACTATCTTTAGTCAAAATAATTTTTTCTGAAATTTTATGTATGTGTATCATAGACTTTTTTAAAATAGATGTAATTCTTGTATAAGCATATTGTATATAAGGAGAGGTATTACCTTCAAATGTCAACATAGTATCCCAATCAAATATATAATTAGTATTTCTATTTTTAGATAAATCAGCATATTTTACTGCGCTAATTCCTATGATATTTGATAACTTAATAAGTTTTTGATTAGATAAATTGGGTTTTTTTTGCTTAATTAAATTTTTAGCTCTATTTATTGCTTCTTCTAATAATTGATTAAGTTTGATAGTGTTTCCATCACGAGTTTTAAAAGGACGTTTATTTTTAGATAGCATCATTCCGAATGTATGATGTTCTAATAAAAAATTTTTAGGAATATAACTAGCTTTTTGAGCAATAGTCCAAGCTTGTAATAAATGTTGATGTTGACGTAAATCAGTATAGTATATAATTCGATCAGCACGTAATGTTTCATATCTATATTTTATACAAGCAATATCAGTTGTTGAATATAGATAAGCTGTGTCTTGTTTTTGTATCACTACTCCCATAGGTTGACCTAATCTATTTTGAAATTCATTCAAAAAAACAATAATAGATCCATTTTTTTCTATAGCTATTTTTTTTGCTTTAAGATCTTCCACAATATTCGGAAGCATTTTATTGTATAAACTTTCTCCCATAGTATGTTTTTTATTTAACGTTACATTAAGTTTTTTATATATTTTATAGTTATAATTCATTGTAATTGAGACGAGTTTTTTCCAAATAAAAAAGCAATTTTTATCTCCATTCTGTAATTTAACTACATATTTTTTTGATTGTTTTTCAAAGTTTTTATCTGAATCATATTTTTTTTTTGATTTACAATAAAATTTTTCAATTTCTTTTAGTGAAATAAGATTTTTTTTTAATTTGTTTTCTGTTTGCTTGTATTTTAAATATGCAATTAACATTCCAAATTGTGTACCCCAGTCTCCAATATGATTTGCTCTGATTACATGATGACCTAAGAATTCTAAAGCTCTTACTGTAACATCTCCTATAATTGTGGATCTCAGATGTCCTATGTGCATTTCTTTCGCTATATTTGGAGAAGAATAATCAATTACTATTCTTTTTTTAGGGTAAACATGTTTGATACCTAGACGACTTGATGTAAATACTTCTTCTAATTTTTCTGACAACCAATTCTGATTAATAAAAATATTGACATAACCAGGATGAGAAAATGTTATTTTCTTGTACATACTTTTTATATTAAGAAAAAGAAATATTTTTTTATACAAATCATATGGTTGGATATTAATTTTATTAGATATTTTTATAAAATTATCAACTTGATAATTTCCGAATTCTGGTTTTTTACTCGATATAATTAATGGTTTACAACAAATTTTTAAATTGGTATTAATTAAAGCTTGTTCAATATCTTTTTTTATTATATATTTTATTTTCATTTAAATCCTTTATTATCGTTTATAAATATAAATAAACATATTATTAATTTAACATATTTTTTAAAAAATTAAATTTATTGATTGATAAATATAATATTTTTACGTTAACAAGTAAAATATTAAATTTTAATAAAATATTAAATTTTATATATTAAAAAAAATAATTTATTTATATTTCGAAAATTTAATATCAAATATTAAAAATTAAAATTTTTATTTAGAATATTTTAATTAATTAAAATGATAATTAATTTAATTAAAAGGTTGACAAGATATAAAAAAAAATGTAATCTCTTATGTAAATCTTCAAATAAGTAATTAAAAAGTAACAACGCTCTTTAAAAAAATATTAGATAATTTGTGTGGGCACCAAAAATTAAGTACATAAAATTTGTTTACCTTTAAATTTCCTAAATTTTATTTAGGAAACGTTTTAAAAATTGAAGAGTTTGATCATGGCTCAGATTGAACGCTGGCGGCAAGCCTAACACATGCAAGTCGAGCGGCAGCGAAAGAAAGCTTGCTTTCTTGTCGGCGAGCGGCAAACGGGTGAGTAATATCTGGGAATCTGCCCAAAAGAGGGGGATAACTACTAGAAATGGTAGCTAATACCGCATAAAGTTGAAAAACCAAAGTGGGGGACTATAAAAAGCCTCATGCTTTTGGATGAGCCCAGATGAGATTAGCTTGTTGGTAAGGTAAAAGCTTACCAAGGCTACGATCTCTAGCTGGTCTGAGAGGATAACCAGCCACACTGGAACTGAGACACGGTCCAGACTCCTACGGGAGGCAGCAGTGGGGAATATTGCACAATGGGCGAAAGCCTGATGCAGCTATGCCGCGTGTATGAAGAAGGCCTTAGGGTTGTAAAGTACTTTCAGCGGGGAGGAAAAAAACAAAACTAATAATTTTGTTTATTGACGTTACCCGAAGAAGAAGCACCGGCTAACTCCGTGCCAGCAGCCGCGGTAATACGGAGGGTGCTAGCGTTAATCAGAATTACTGGGCGTAAAGAGCACGTAGGTGGTTTTTTAAGTCAGATGTGAAATCCCTGGGCTCAACCTAGGAACTGCATTTGAAACTGAAATACTAGAGTATCGTAGAGGGAGGTAGAATTCTAGGTGTAGCGGTGAAATGCGTAGATATCTGGAGGAATACCCGTGGCGAAAGCGGCCTCCTAAACGAATACTGACACTGAGGTGCGAAAGCGTGGGGAGCAAACAGGATTAGATACCCTGGTAGTCCATGCCGTAAACGATGTCGACTTGGAGGTTGTTTCCAAGAGAAGTGACTTCCGAAGCTAACGCATTAAGTCGACCGCCTGGGGAGTACGGCCGCAAGGCTAAAACTCAAATGAATTGACGGGGGCCCGCACAAGCGGTGGAGCATGTGGTTTAATTCGATGCAACGCGAAAAACCTTACCTGGTCTTGACATCCACAGAATTTCTTAGAAATAAGAAAGTGCCTTCGGGAACTGTGAGACAGGTGCTGCATGGCTGTCGTCAGCTCGTGTTGTGAAATGTTGGGTTAAGTCCCGCAACGAGCGCAACCCTTATCCCCTGTTGCCATCGGTTAGGCCGGGAACTCAGAGGAGACTGCCGGTTATAAACCGGAGGAAGGTGGGGACGACGTCAAGTCATCATGGCCCTTACGACCAGGGCTACACACGTGCTACAATGGTTTATACAAAGAGAAGCAAATCTGCAAAGACAAGCAAACCTCATAAAGTAAATCGTAGTCCGGACTGGAGTCTGCAACTCGACTCCACGAAGTCGGAATCGCTAGTAATCGTGGATCAGAATGCCACGGTGAATACGTTCCCGGGCCTTGTACACACCGCCCGTCACACCATGGGAGTGGGTTGCAAAAGAAGCAGATTTCCTAACCCTTTTAGGGAAGGCGTCTACCACTTTGTGATTCATGACTGGGGTGAAGTCGTAACAAGGTAACCGTAGGGGAACCTGCGGTTGGATCACCTCCTTAAAAAAATATACTTTTTTTTGAAGTGCCCACACAAATTATCTAATAAAACTTTCTTAGAAAGGCTTGTAGCTCAGATGGTAAGAGCGCACCCCTGATAAGGGTGAGGTCGGTGGTTCAACTCCACTCAGGCCTACCATATATCAGCAATAATATTACATCTGGCATGGGGCTATAGCTCAGCTGGGAGAGCGCCTGCCTTGCACGCAGGAGGTCAGCGGTTCAATCCCGCTTAGCTCCAAAATTATCTTTTAATTTTCTTAAATAACAAAAAATTTCGAAACTACATTTATTAAAATCTATAATTCTTCTTAAATAAATATCATCTGTTCTTAAAAAGATATTAACTTTTCTTTCTTTCTTAAGAAAAAAAGGTGGGATTTTCTTTTTAAGAAATATTTTTTCTTTGACTTCTTGAAAATAATATTTAAGATATTGATCTTCTGGTAAAATATGCATAGAAAAAATTAAATTAGATAAAGTATATTCATGACCACAACATAAAATAGTATCTTCTGGAAATGATTTAATTAATTGAATAGAATAATACATGTTTGAATAATTATTCTGAAAAACTCGACCACATCCAGCTGAAAAAATAGTATCTCCACAAAATAAATATGGATTTAAATAATATGAAACATGATTTAATGTATGACCAGGGGTAGAAATAACATAAATTTTTTTATCTAATAGATAAATTTTATCCCCCCCTTTTACGATTTTATGAACGCTATGTTTTTTGGTCTCTTTAGGGCCGTAAATAATAATATCAGGATATTTTTGTAATATTTTTTTTATACCGTCTGTATGATCTCTATGATTATGCGTTAATAAAATTGCTTCTGGTTTCCATTTTTTTTCAATGATTTTTTTTATTACAACGTCTGATAATCCTGGATCAATAATAATACAAGAGTTGTTTTTATTATATAATATCCAAATATAGTTATCTTTTAGTACATATATATTTGTTAAAATCATCATTTTCTCTTTAATTTATCAAAAAAAATTTTTTCATAAAATAAATCATACATCAATGGGTTTTTTGCAGATTTACGTGCAATCTTATCACATAGTTCGTTTTCTACATGACCTATATGTGCTTTTATCCAAAACCATTTTATGACATGTTTTTCTAATAAGTTATTAATACGTAACCATAAATCTATGTTTTTTACTGATTTTTTATTCACTGTTTTCCATTTTTTTTTTTTCCATTGATAAATCCATTTTGTTACTCCTTGTTTTACATAATTACTATCTGTAAAAACCTCAACAATACAAGGTTGTTTTAAAGATTCTAAGCCATAGACTATAGCCATTAATTCCATTCTTTTTTTTAACTGCTAATAATAGAATGGAATTAATGGCTATAGTCTATGGCGTAGAATCTTTAAATTTTCCTTTTTTTTTTTTTCCATTGATAAATCCATTTTGTTACTCCTTGTTTTACATAATTACTATCTGTAAAAACCTCAACAATACAAGGTTGTTTTAAAGATTCTAAGCCATAGACTATAGCCATTAATTCCATTCTATTATTAGTAGTTAAAAAAAAGCCAGAAGTTAATATTTTTTCTTTAACTTTATAACGTAATATAGCAGCATATCCACCAGAACCTGGATTTCCAAGACAAGAACCATCTGTAAATATTTTTACTAATTTTAACATTATATTAAATATCCTAACAACTAGTTAAATAAAAATGATAAATAATCGGAAAAGAATAATTGCATTAGATACTGAAACTACTGGTATGAACAGCTCTACTAAACCCTTTATTAACCATAGAATTATTGAAATTGGAGCTGTTGAAATTATTAATCGTCATTTCACAGGAAATAATTTTCATGTTTATATTAAACCTAATAGATTAATAGACTCAAGTGCTTTAAAAATTCATGGAATAACTGATGATTTTTTATTAGACAAACCATTATTTAAAAATATAGCTAAAGATTTTTTTAATTATATTAAAGGTTCTAATTTAGTAATTCATAATTCATTATTTGATATAGGTTTTATAAATCAAGAATTTTCTTTGTTAAAAAATAAAACAATAGACATATCAAAATTTTGTTATATTATTGATACTTTAAAAATGGCTAGAAAATTATTTCCTGGAAAAAAAAATACATTAGACGCACTTTGTAACCGATATAAAATAAAAAATTCTCATAGAATTTTACACGGAGCACTTTTAGATTCTTTTTTATTAGGTAGATTATATCTTTTAATGACTAGTGGTCAAGAATCTATGTCTTTTTACAATAACGTTGAAGATATAAAAAATTTTGAATCTTGTGGTAAATTAATAATAAATGAAAAAAAATCTTTAAAAATATTAAAAGCGAATAAAGAAGAAGTAAAAAATCATGAGAAATATATAAAACATATAAAATATTTAAAATAAAAAATATGCTTATAAATATTAAATTATTAATAACTATAAAAAGATGATTGACTGATTTTTTTAAAATATGTACAATAATGATATAAATGAGGTGCGGTAGTTCAGTCGGTTAGAATACTGGCCTGTCACGCCGGGGGTCGCGGGTTCGAGTCCCGTCCGCACCGAAAAAAATATTTTACTTTTTTCAAATTAAGTTCGAATGATGTATAAAAAAACAATTTGTTCTGAATTAAGTTCTGCTTTAGATGTATTAAAAAATTTTTTAAAAAATACAAATCAAATAAAAAATATTGAAAAATCTGCTATTTTAATAGCAAAAGCATTTAAAAATAATAATAAAGTTATATCTTGTGGAAATGGAGGTTCACATTGTGATGCCATTCATTTTGCAGAAGAATTAACTGGATTATATAGAGAAAAAAGATCAGGATATCCTGCAATACCTATTTCAGATACTGCTCATATTTCTGCTATAGGAAATGATTTTGGATATGAATTTATTTTTTCACGTTATATAGAAAGTATAGGAAATTTCAATGATATATTATTAGCAATTTCTACTTCAGGTAATTCTAAAAATATAATCAATGCAATAAAAAAAGCACGTGAAAAAAAAATGAAGGTAATTGTTTTAACAGGAAATGATGGCGGAAAAATTAAAAAATTATCTGATATAGAAATTTGTGTACCATATTATGGTTATTCAGATCGAATACAAGAAATGCATATAAAAATTATTCATATATTAATCTTAATTATTGAAAAAGAAATGAAAAACAACGAATCGTTATTTTCATTTCAATAGTTTACAATCCTAAAATAACTACAAATTATTTCCACTTTTCTAATAAATACTATTTTATAGTTTTGGAATTTTTTATGAGTGAGAAATATATTGTTACTTGGGATATGCTTCAAATTTATACTAGAAAGTTAGCTAATCGATTATTTAAAATAAATTCTTGGAATGGAATTATTGCTGTTAGCAGAGGAGGATTAGTTCCTGCTTCTTTATTAGCAAGGGAATTAGGTATTCGATATGTTGATACCATATGTATTGCAAGTTATAATTACAACTGTTTACAAAAAAATAGAAAAATTATAAAAAAAACAAAAAGTAATAGTGAAAAAATTATCGTAGTAGATGATCTTGTTGATACAGGTGGAACTGCAAATATTATTCGAAAATTATATCCAAAAGCATATTTTGTAACTGTTTTTGCAAAACCAATGGGTAAATTGCTAGTAGATGATTATGTGATTGATGTTGATCAAAATATATGGATAGAACAACCTTGGGATATGTCCATATCTTATATACCACCTATTATTAACAAAAAATAAAATTTTGACGGATTTTTCGTAAAAACAAGTATTAAAGTATATTTATAAAAATATATGAAAGGATGTATTTATGATGAATGAAATAAAAATAAAAGATGCTACAAATAAAAAAGAAATAGATAATAAAAATGATAATTCAATAGTTTTTTTTAAAAATAAGCTAGAAATTTCTAAAAAAAAAATAGAAGAGATGATTTTAAAACAAAATGACGAAATTTTTAAAATAAAAAATCGATTAAATAGTGAAGTTCAAAAACATCAAAACTTTTCTTTAGAAAAAATAATTACTGAATTTCTTTCAATCATTGATAATATTGAACGCGCTGTAAATTTAATAAAACAAAAAAAAGAAAATAAATATATTGAAATTTTAAAAAATATTGAACATGTTATGTTTTTAATTAATAATATGTTTACTGAATTTAATGTATCGAAAATAAATGATATAAAAATTCCATTTAATCCTGATGTGCATCAAGCTATATCTGTTCAATATACTGATAAAATGAAGTCTAATCAAGTTATTGAAGTGATGCAATCTGGTTATATAATTTGTAATTCTCGTTTATTGCGTCCCGCAATGGTTGTCGTTTCAAAAAATTAAATTATAAAATTCTTAAGATATAAAAAATTAGTAATTTTATTTTTTAATTTCATATAATTTAAAATTATATATTACTTTTATTTTTTCAAAGCATTATATTTTTTTCTTCTTCTTTCTTTGGGATCTATGATTAAATTTCTATAAATTTCAATTCGATCTCCATTTTTTATTTTTTTATTTAAATGAACTATTTTATTATAAATACCTACGTTATTTTTATAAAACTTAATATTTTTAACTATTTTGATTAAATTTGAAGCAAAAATAGCATCTTTTACAGTTGAATTAGATTTCATATAAATTTTTTTAATATATTGTACATCTGGTAAAGCATATACTACTGTTACCTGAATCATATTCATAGCATGAAATTTTTTATATTTTTTATATAAAATGTATTAACAAATTTTTTTTAAAAAATCAATCTTTTTAATATATTTAAATGATTTTTTTTTGGACTATATCTAACTATGTTAAATAAAAAAAAACATAATTTAAAATCTTCTACTATTTGTGTAAACAAAAAAGCACATTATAATTATTTTATAGAAGAAGTCTTTCAATCAGGTTTAGTTCTGAAAGGATGGGAAATTAAATCTATTCGATTAGGTAAAATAAATATTTCAGAAAGTTATATTAGTAACTATTCGCATGAAATGTATCTTTGCAATGCTATTATTGAACCTTTAAATACTATTTCTAACCATTTTCCTTGTGATCCTGTAAGAAAAAGAAAATTGCTTTTACACAAAAATGAAATGAATTATTTATCTATAAAAAAAAATAAAATAGGTTATACTTTAATTGCACTTTCTTTATTATGGAAAAAATCCTGGTGTAAATTAAGTTTTGGTTTAGCTAAAGGTAAAAACAAAATAGATAAAAGAAATGCAGATAAACAAAATACATGGAAAAAAGAAAAATTAAAAATACTTAAAAAAACTAAAATTATATGTTAAAAAATTTTATGAAATCTGATCAAGATGAATATTGGATGAAAGTTGCTCTTAAATATGCATATCATGCTGAAAAAAACGGGGAAATACCTATAGGTGCTGTATTAGTTTTAAAAGAAAAAATAATTGGAATAGGATGGAACAGTTCTATTATTAAAAATGATCCTACTGCTCATGCTGAAATTATAGCATTACGTCAAGCTGGTAAGAATATAAATAATTATAGATTAAATAAAACTACATTATATGTTACATTACAACCTTGTTTAATGTGTTGCGGAGCTATTATACATAGTCGTATTGAAAGATTAGTATTTGGAGCTAGTTATAAAAAAGATAAAAAAAATTTATTTAAAAATATTTTGTTAGAACTACAAGATAAATGCAAATTAAAAGTTCAGAAAAATATTATGCAATATCAATGTTCTCAAATATTAATTAATTTTTTTAAAAGTAAAAGAAAATCATTTATTATAACCAATTAATTTTCTAAAATTACTATAGCATATGCATATGATTTTTGATCAGAGATGCTGACATGTACAGATTTACAATTTATTTCGTTGATTTTATTCAAAGAATTATCTAAAAAACGTATCTTAGGTTTTCCTAAAAAATCATTATATAATTCTATTTGATTAAATGTTATTCCATGATTTATTCCCGTTCCTAACGCTTTAGAAACGGCTTCTTTAGCTGCAAATTTTTTAGCAATAAAATTAATTTTATTTCTAGATATAATATATTTCTTCCATTCTTTATAAGATAAAATCCTTTTAGCAAACTTATTTTCAAATTTTGAAACTATTTTTTTTATACGCTTGATTTCAATAATATCCGTTCCTATACCTATAATAGACATGTATTTAATTTCCTTTGATATTTTAATAAAATTGATAATTTTATTTTTAAAATTAGTTAAAATATTTTAAGTATTTTAACTAATTTTAAAAAATAAATTAATTTTTAATTTTTTCTGTTACCCATATTAATAAATATACTTTTTTGTTATTTTGTTTTTCAATATTTTGTCTAGATAACATGCTGATTTTTTTGATCATATTTCCTTGATGACCAATGACAATTTTTTTTTGGTTTGCATTATTTACATAAATAATCGCATGAATATGTAGTTTTTTAAATTCATATTTAATTGATTCAATTTTTACTCTTAATAATGATGGTAACTCATCTCTTAAAAAAATTATTAATTGTTTGCGAATAACTTCAGATATCGAAAATTCAAAAGAATTTGTCGTGATATAATTTTTAGGAAAAATATGATAATTTTTTGGTAAATATTTTTTAATAATTTTTTCTAAGTAGACAATATTTTTTGTTTTTTTTATTGAAATAGGAATAATTTCTGTTGAATCAGTTTTTTTTGAAAGAATATTGATATACGATAAAATATCACTTTTATGTAATAATTTATCAATTTTATTTATTATATAAACTATTGGAATATTAATTTTTTTTATTTTATTAAAGATCATTTCATCTTCTTTTTTCCATATATTTCGATCTATAATAAATAAAATCAAATTTGTATTTTTTATTACTTTTAAGTTTTTTATATTATTATCATAAACTCCAGGCGTATCTATATAAATAAATTGATAAGAATTAATAGTCTTAATACCTATAATATTAGTTTGTGTTGTATTTTTCTTCTTTGAGATAATAGAAATATTTTTACCAATTATTTTATTAATAAAAGTAGATTTTCCAACATTTTGTCTACCCACGATAGTTATATATCCACAAAATTTTTCTTTTTTATTCACTCTACACCTAATTGAATTAGCGCTTTTTTAGCTGCATCTTGTTCGGCTTTTCTTCTACTTGTTCCTTTACCAACAAATAATTTTGATTTTATACTAATTTCGCAATGAATAGTAAATAATTGATTATGTGCTTCACCACATACTTTTACTATAAAATATGTAGGTAATGATAAATGTTTAGATTGTAAATATTCTTGTAATCGTGTTTTTGGATCTTTTTGTGTATCTCCAGGACTGATTTTTTCTAAACGTTTTTCATACCATTTTAGTATTAGTTCTTCGACTGTTTTAATATTGCTATCTAAATAAATACTTCCTATTAATGCTTCTACAGTATTTGCTAAAATAGATTCTCTACGAAACCCCCCGCTTTTTAATTCTCCTTGACCTAATTGTAAATATTCTCCTAAATCAAATTCATATGCTATTTCTGCCAAAGTGTTACCTCTAACTAAAGTAGCCCTCATACGACTCATATCACCTTCATCGATAGATGGAAAATGTTGGTATAAAGCATTCGCAATTACAAAGCTTAATATAGAATCTCCTAAAAACTCAAGTCTTTCATTATGATTACTACTTGCACTGCGATGTGTCAGTGCCTGTCTTAATAAATCTTTATGAGTAAAAGTATATCCTAATACTTCCTGTATTTTATTTGTTACGATGTGGTTCATGTTATACCAATTTTAATGATATTTTAATTAATTTTTATATATAATAGAAAATAGTAAAATTTAATAGAATTAAAAAATATTTTTGAATTTATTAAATAAATATTATGTAATTTATTTTTAATGTATTTTATTTCCAATTCTATTAATACGTACACCTGTCGGCCATTCATTTTCTTTTTTTTCAAAACTCATCCATATTATCTTGGC
This window contains:
- the flhA gene encoding flagellar biosynthesis protein FlhA is translated as MVNFSSISRIIKNFKNIELKVLAGPILILIILSMMVLPLAPFILDVFFTFNIALSIIILLVSMFTRKTLDFAAFPTVLLFSTLLRLALNVASTRVIFLNGHTGTHSAGRVIESFGHFLVGGNFAIGIVVFIILVIINFMVITKGAGRIAEVGARFILDAMPGKQMAIDADLNASLIGESEAKERRLQITQEADFYGSMDGASKFVRGDAIAGILIMILNVFGGLIIGIFQHNMLLTKAAEVYTLLTIGDGLVAQIPALVISTAAGVIVTRVSTNQNVGEQMISQLFSNSQVILLSAVVLGILGLVPGMPNIIFLVFTIVLFVLSWWLNQKKYVFKSDISSNYNDQYKPILKTTSEASWNDVELEDPIRIEIGLNLIPIIDSKKSDNLLEKIHIVRKKVAKEVGFLPPLVHIKNNVNLIGSAYRIFIKGLEVGNGKCFYGKLMAISTGNEIESLPFDKVIEPTFGLYGYWIEKSFQIEAEQKGYSVVDSSSVIATHLNFLILKHINELFGRYETQQLLERVNATIPKLAEDLIPNVIDLTTLHKILKNLLLEKVPIRDMRTILETLSEHAINQKDSNELTSIVRISLSKLILQKLFYKKNIIEVIVLETSLEKLLLDSLKGEKVNIEPGLSEVLLLKTKEIIEKQKLIHAPIVLLVPHPLRLFLSKFLRIHFPELTVLSQFEITELNNIKVTNVIGSS
- the argS gene encoding arginine--tRNA ligase — encoded protein: MKIKYIIKKDIEQALINTNLKICCKPLIISSKKPEFGNYQVDNFIKISNKINIQPYDLYKKIFLFLNIKSMYKKITFSHPGYVNIFINQNWLSEKLEEVFTSSRLGIKHVYPKKRIVIDYSSPNIAKEMHIGHLRSTIIGDVTVRALEFLGHHVIRANHIGDWGTQFGMLIAYLKYKQTENKLKKNLISLKEIEKFYCKSKKKYDSDKNFEKQSKKYVVKLQNGDKNCFFIWKKLVSITMNYNYKIYKKLNVTLNKKHTMGESLYNKMLPNIVEDLKAKKIAIEKNGSIIVFLNEFQNRLGQPMGVVIQKQDTAYLYSTTDIACIKYRYETLRADRIIYYTDLRQHQHLLQAWTIAQKASYIPKNFLLEHHTFGMMLSKNKRPFKTRDGNTIKLNQLLEEAINRAKNLIKQKKPNLSNQKLIKLSNIIGISAVKYADLSKNRNTNYIFDWDTMLTFEGNTSPYIQYAYTRITSILKKSMIHIHKISEKIILTKDSEIKLAIKILEFEEIISIIEKNGTPHIMCNYLYKLATYFSNFYEHCSILFNKKIKTSKSRLKLCFLTAKTLKKGLNILGIKILKKM
- the gloB gene encoding hydroxyacylglutathione hydrolase yields the protein MILTNIYVLKDNYIWILYNKNNSCIIIDPGLSDVVIKKIIEKKWKPEAILLTHNHRDHTDGIKKILQKYPDIIIYGPKETKKHSVHKIVKGGDKIYLLDKKIYVISTPGHTLNHVSYYLNPYLFCGDTIFSAGCGRVFQNNYSNMYYSIQLIKSFPEDTILCCGHEYTLSNLIFSMHILPEDQYLKYYFQEVKEKIFLKKKIPPFFLKKERKVNIFLRTDDIYLRRIIDFNKCSFEIFCYLRKLKDNFGAKRD
- a CDS encoding RNase H family protein → MELMAIVYGLESLKQPCIVEVFTDSNYVKQGVTKWIYQWKKKKWKTVNKKSVKNIDLWLRINNLLEKHVIKWFWIKAHIGHVENELCDKIARKSAKNPLMYDLFYEKIFFDKLKRK
- the dnaQ gene encoding DNA polymerase III subunit epsilon, which encodes MINNRKRIIALDTETTGMNSSTKPFINHRIIEIGAVEIINRHFTGNNFHVYIKPNRLIDSSALKIHGITDDFLLDKPLFKNIAKDFFNYIKGSNLVIHNSLFDIGFINQEFSLLKNKTIDISKFCYIIDTLKMARKLFPGKKNTLDALCNRYKIKNSHRILHGALLDSFLLGRLYLLMTSGQESMSFYNNVEDIKNFESCGKLIINEKKSLKILKANKEEVKNHEKYIKHIKYLK
- the lpcA gene encoding D-sedoheptulose 7-phosphate isomerase — protein: MYKKTICSELSSALDVLKNFLKNTNQIKNIEKSAILIAKAFKNNNKVISCGNGGSHCDAIHFAEELTGLYREKRSGYPAIPISDTAHISAIGNDFGYEFIFSRYIESIGNFNDILLAISTSGNSKNIINAIKKAREKKMKVIVLTGNDGGKIKKLSDIEICVPYYGYSDRIQEMHIKIIHILILIIEKEMKNNESLFSFQ
- the gpt gene encoding xanthine phosphoribosyltransferase, coding for MSEKYIVTWDMLQIYTRKLANRLFKINSWNGIIAVSRGGLVPASLLARELGIRYVDTICIASYNYNCLQKNRKIIKKTKSNSEKIIVVDDLVDTGGTANIIRKLYPKAYFVTVFAKPMGKLLVDDYVIDVDQNIWIEQPWDMSISYIPPIINKK